Within Amycolatopsis sp. FDAARGOS 1241, the genomic segment CACCGACCAGTACGCCCTCACCTGCGTGCTCTACGCGTGCCTCACCGGCAGCCCGCCCTTCAAGGGCGACGTGCCCACGGTCATCAAGGGCCACCTCAACGGCGAACCGCCCTCAGTGGCGCGTGTGGTCGCGCTGCCGTCCGCCGTCGACGACGTCATCCGCAAGGGGATGGCGAAGAACCCGGCCGACCGCTACCCGAGCTGCGTCGCGATGATCGCCGCCGCCCGCACCGCCCTCGGCCCGCTCGCGACGTCTGACACGCCGCCAGGCCCGCCGGGCACCCAGCAGAACGGACCGCCCGCGCCGGTGCAGGGGGAGGGAACCGCCGCGCAGCCCTTCGGCGGACGGCAGCCCTACGCCCAGAGCGGACCGGGGAGCAACGGTGGCGGTCAGTGGCCGGGTGCTCCCGGTGCGCCGGGTGGGCAAGGCACTCCCGGGCCTCCGGGTGCGCCCGCTGGGCCCGCTGGTCCGGGTGTCCCTGGTGGACCGGGTGCGCCGGGTGTCCCCGGTGGACAACGCGCTCCTGGTGTCCCGGGTGGACAGGCCGCGCCCGGTGTGCCGGGTGCGCCCGGCGGGTGGCCGGGAGCACCGCAGAACCCAGCCCAGGCTCCGCCGCTCGGTTACGGCTACCCCGGCGCGCCGCAGGGCCCCCAGGGCCATCCCGGCTACGGCTACCCGAACCGGCAGCAGGGCTACTCCGCCGTGCCGCCGGGCTACGGCCCGCCCGGTGATCCGATGCGCCTGCGCCCGCCGTCACCGGCCGGCGGGGCCGGAACGTTCCAGCAATCCCGCGGCGGCGAGCTGAAGTGGCTGTGGCTCGTGCTGGGGATCGTCGTGATCGCCGGCCTGGTCGTCGGCGCGATCTTCCTCTTCGGCGGTGATGACTCCGGCGGCGGCACCACCACGCCCACCACCGCCCCGAACATCCCCGTCGGCCCCGACGGCTCGCAGCCCAACGCGCCCGGGTCGTCCCTCAACGCCCCTCCGACGTCGATCCCCATCCAGCCGAGCCGTTGACCACCGCTCGCCACTGACCTGCGATTCTTGCACTCTCACCCCGAGAGTGCTAAACACGGCATTGGCACTCGGCGCCGTCGAGTGCCAGGCAGCGGTCGCGGACCGCTCGCCTGAAGGTCGGGACGGTGAGGCTGACCCATCCGGTCAGTCGTCCGTCGCGGGCACCGAGCCTGGCCAACGCAAGAGTCCTGCTGCCGCCGCTGCTGAGAGATTCGAAGCATGCCGCGGCGGTGGCGCCCAATACCGGAGGACCACACCGCAATGGCCAAACTGATCGCGTTCGACGAGGACGCCCGCCGCGGTCTCGAGCGCGGCCTGAACACCCTCGCCGAAGCCGTCAAGGTGACCCTCGGCCCGCGTGGCCGCAACGTCGTGCTCGAAAAGAAGTGGGGCGCGCCGACGATCACCAACGACGGTGTCTCCATCGCCAAGGAGATCGAGCTCGAGGACCCGTGGGAGAAGATCGGGGCCGAGCTCGTCAAGGAAGTTGCCAAGAAGACCGACGACGTCGCGGGTGACGGCACCACCACCGCCACCGTGCTCGCCCAGGCTCTCGTCCGCGAGGGTCTGCGCAACGTGGCCGCGGGTGCCGACCCGATCAGCCTGAAGCGCGGCATCGAGGCGGCCGTCGAGGCCATCACCGAGCAGCTGCACAAGGCCGCCGTCCAGATCGAGACCAAGGAGCAGATCGCTGCTACCGCCTCGATCTCGGCCGCTGACCGCACCATCGGCGAGCTGATCGCCGAGGCGCTGGACAAGGTCGGCAAGGAAGGCGTCGTCACCGTTGAGGAGAGCAACACCTTCGGCCTCGAGCTCGAGCTCACCGAGGGTATGCGCTTCGACAAGGGCTACGTGTCCGGTTACTTCGTGACCGACCCGGAGCGCCAGGAAGCCGAGCTGGAGGACCCCTACATCCTCCTCTTCGGTTCCAAGATCTCGAACGTCAAGGACGTTCTGCCGCTGCTGGAGAAGGTCATCCAGTCCGGCAAGCCGCTGCTGATCATCGCCGAGGACGTCGAGGGCGAGGCCCTGGCGACCCTGGTGGTCAACAAGATCCGCGGCACCTTCAAGTCCGTCGCCGTCAAGGCTCCGGGCTTCGGTGACCGCCGCAAGGCCATCCTGCAGGACATCGCGATCCTGACCGGTGGCCAGGTCATCTCGGAGGACGTCGGCCTCAAGCTGGAGAACGCGGACCTGTCGCTGCTGGGCCGCGCCCGCAAGGCCGTCATCACCCGTGACGAGACCACGATCGTCGAGGGTGCGGGCGACGCGGACCAGATCCAGGGTCGCGTCAACCAGATCCGCGCGGAGATCGAGAACTCGGACTCCGACTACGACCGTGAGAAGCTGCAGGAGCGCCTCGCGAAGCTGGCCGGCGGCGTCGCCGTCATCAAGGCCGGTGCCGCGACGGAGGTCGAGCTCAAGGAGCGCAAGCACCGCATCGAGGACGCGGTGCGCAACGCCAAGGCCGCTGTGGAAGAAGGCATCGTCGCCGGTGGTGGCGTGGCCCTGATCCAGGCCGCCGAGGCCGCGTTCGCGGGCCTGAAGCTGACCGGTGACGAGGCCACTGGCGCCAACATCGTCAAGGTCGCCGTCGAGGCTCCGCTCAAGCAGATCGCGATCAACGCCGGCCTCGAGGGCGGCGTCGTGGCGGAGAAGGTCAAGTCCCTCCCGCAGGGCCACGGCCTCAACGCCGCCACGGGCGAGTACGAGGACCTGCTCGCGGCCGGCGTGCCGGACCCGACGAAGGTCACCCGCTCGGCGCTGCAGAACGCCGCCTCCATCGCGGCGCTGTTCCTGACCACCGAGGCTGTCGTGGCGGACAAGCCGGAGAAGGCTGCTGCCGCTCCGGCCGACCCGTCCGGTGGCATGGGCGGCATGGACTTCTGAGTTCGCCTGGCTGCTAGACCCGGAAAAGCCCGGCCCGCTTCGGCGGACCGGGCTTTTCCCTGTGTTGATGCCAGATCGGTGCCCCCCGCGCGCATCCGGCCGGCGACTTCCGTTGCGCGGCTTCGGGTGCTTCGCCAGGATCCGGCGGCCGGCACCACACCGTTACGCGAGGGGCACGGTCCGGTGTGGACGCAGGAAAGAGCCCGGACGCTCCCCGACGCGCCCGGGCTCTTTCTCCCCCTTTGTGGTGCCACCCCGTTCCCCCAGCGACCGCGGCCCTCCCCAGGCCGCGGCGGATCAGGAAGCCGCCTCCGGGGTGAGCACAGCGGCGGCGAGGTAAATCGGCACGGCCAGCCCGGCGGACAACACCGCCGCGGCCACCACGGCGATGCGGACCATCGACGGGTCGACACGGAGGTACTCGGCCCAGCCCCCGCACACGCCGGTGATCATCCGGTCGCTGCGGCTGCGGTAGAGCTTCTTGGTTTCCGGGGTGTACACGCTGTTCGTCATGCCATGAATACTCCGCCCGGCGGCCGCTGGGCACATCGGGGAACGCCCCGGAGACCAACCCTGGACTCCGACCCCGAGACCACCTCGGGGAAATCCGGATGCCCGGGTGTCGAGCGCCCAGCCGGCGCCGTAGCGCACTCCTGCCTGGACTCCGAAGACCACAGTTCTGCGCCGGTCCCTCCACGGACACCGGTCGCCGGCTGTACCCAAGACCTGTCTGCGCGTCCGGTTGGTTGCGCCGTCGGCCCAGCCGGGCCCGCACCTCCGCCGTACTTGTTTTCGGCTGCGTTCGCACTCCGCCTGCGCCCCGACCTCGACTGTGCCGCAAAATCGCTGGCACCTTCGATCTCGCCGCCGGCATTGCCTGTCGCAGATGCGCCCGATTTCGGGCCACCGTAGGTGGGCACATCGCTACCGACCACACCCCCAAGCGGCGCCGCGCGTCAGTCCATCGCTCGATGGCCATCCACAGCCCAACCGAGTTGTGGACAAATCGACTGCGCTGCAGGAGATTCTCAAGAACTGTCGGCGTTGGCCAGTAGAATGGACATGGGACGCCCCCTCAGGGAGGGCGGGGGCATGTCCGGGCCGCCGCCGGGGCAGGGGCTCCGGCAAGCGCGGCGTGGCCTCTCATTGTGCGGGCGTCGCGGCACTGTTCGGGCGAGCTGGCGAAAGACCCGCCGTGCCCGGGGCATCACTACGGGCCGTCGTCGTGGTCCGGTTCCGCTCGGTTCCGGCGGCGCGGTCGTGCCACGCGTGCCGAGGCCGCTGCGGGACGGTTCGCGTATGTGCCGCGCCGTTGCCCGAGGAGCCCGACGAGGAGTGGGCCGACGACTTCCTCGTCCGCGCGCACCTGGCGTACTGGGCGTGAGTCAGAGCAGCGCGTGGACGCGCTCGAACCGGGCGCGCCACGCCTGCGTGACGTCGGGCGAAGCGGCGAAGTCCTCGAAGCGGTCCGGGGCGGGAGCCTGCCGCGGCACGGGGAGGTAACCGTCCACAGGCGACAGCGACGACGTGCACACGTCCCCCGCCAGCAGGGACACCGTGCCCAGCCCGCAGGCGAACTCGAGCGAGGGCAGGGCGCCCGCGAGCGCCAGGCCGGCCGCGAGGCCCACGCTCGTCTCCACGGCGGACGACACCACGCACGGCAGCCCGCACGCCTCGGCGACCTCCAGCGCGCGGCGGACCCCGCCGAGTGGCGCGACCTTCAGCACGGCGATGTCGGCGGCACCCGCGACGGCCACCTTCAGCGGGTCCTCCGCGCGGCGGATCGACTCGTCGGCCGCGATGCGCACCGACACGCGGCGGCGGACGGCGGCCAGCTCGTCGATCGTGCGGCACGGCTGCTCGGCGTATTCGAGCCCGCCGGCCGCCTTGTCGAGGGCGGCGAGCGCCGTCACCGCGGTGTCGACGTCCCACGCCATGTTCGCGTCGACGCGGATCGCGCCGGCCGGGCCGAGGGCGTCGCGCACGGCTTCGAGGCGCGCGCAGTCTTCGGCGAGGGAAGAGCGCTTGTCGGCGACCTTCACCTTCGCCGTGCGGCACCCGGACGCGCGGACCAGTGCGTGAGCGCGGTCCGCGGGCACGACCGGGACTGTCGTGTTGATCTCGACGCGATCGCGCACCGGCGCGGGCCAGCCCTGCTCACTCGCCTCGAGCGCGCTCGCCAGCCACGGGACGCCTTCGACGTCGGAATAGTCCGCGAACGGGCAGAACTCACCCCATCCGGCGGGCCCTTCGAGCAGGACGCCTTCACGGACGGTGATGTCCCGGAACCGGTTGTGCAGAGGCAGCGCGTAGACCTTCATCACCGCAGATCATGCCACCTGCCTCCAAACGCGGAAGGCACGTGCCGAACGGCCCGTCACCGGCCAGAATGGGGCGGGTGGACGGCCTCGACTTCCGGGTGCTCGGCCCGGCTGAGGTCGTGGCCGAGGGCCGCGCCGTGCCGCTGGGCGGGAGCCGGCCGTTGATCGTGCTGGCCGGGCTGCTGCTGCGCGCCAACCGCGTGGTGTCCGTCGACGAGCTGAGCCGCTGGCTGTGGGACGACGACCAACGTCGATCGAAGGGTGCGCTGCAGACGTACGTGCTGCGGCTGCGGCGCGCGCTGGGTGAGGCCGTGGTGATCCGCACCGAGCGCGGTGGGTACGTGCTGGAGATCGACCCCGACGCGACGGACCTGGGCCGGTTCCGCGAATTGACCGTCCGCGGCCGGGCCGCCGCCGAGCAGGGGGAACACCGGCGGGCGGCCGCCCTGTTCGCGCAGGCGCTGGCGGAGTGGCGCGGGCCGGCGCTGCAGAACGTCGAGTCCGACGCCCTCCACCGCGACGAAACCGGCCAGCTCGCCGAGGAGCGCACGCGCGTGCGCGAGCAGTGGGCCGA encodes:
- a CDS encoding o-succinylbenzoate synthase is translated as MKVYALPLHNRFRDITVREGVLLEGPAGWGEFCPFADYSDVEGVPWLASALEASEQGWPAPVRDRVEINTTVPVVPADRAHALVRASGCRTAKVKVADKRSSLAEDCARLEAVRDALGPAGAIRVDANMAWDVDTAVTALAALDKAAGGLEYAEQPCRTIDELAAVRRRVSVRIAADESIRRAEDPLKVAVAGAADIAVLKVAPLGGVRRALEVAEACGLPCVVSSAVETSVGLAAGLALAGALPSLEFACGLGTVSLLAGDVCTSSLSPVDGYLPVPRQAPAPDRFEDFAASPDVTQAWRARFERVHALL
- the groL gene encoding chaperonin GroEL (60 kDa chaperone family; promotes refolding of misfolded polypeptides especially under stressful conditions; forms two stacked rings of heptamers to form a barrel-shaped 14mer; ends can be capped by GroES; misfolded proteins enter the barrel where they are refolded when GroES binds), whose translation is MAKLIAFDEDARRGLERGLNTLAEAVKVTLGPRGRNVVLEKKWGAPTITNDGVSIAKEIELEDPWEKIGAELVKEVAKKTDDVAGDGTTTATVLAQALVREGLRNVAAGADPISLKRGIEAAVEAITEQLHKAAVQIETKEQIAATASISAADRTIGELIAEALDKVGKEGVVTVEESNTFGLELELTEGMRFDKGYVSGYFVTDPERQEAELEDPYILLFGSKISNVKDVLPLLEKVIQSGKPLLIIAEDVEGEALATLVVNKIRGTFKSVAVKAPGFGDRRKAILQDIAILTGGQVISEDVGLKLENADLSLLGRARKAVITRDETTIVEGAGDADQIQGRVNQIRAEIENSDSDYDREKLQERLAKLAGGVAVIKAGAATEVELKERKHRIEDAVRNAKAAVEEGIVAGGGVALIQAAEAAFAGLKLTGDEATGANIVKVAVEAPLKQIAINAGLEGGVVAEKVKSLPQGHGLNAATGEYEDLLAAGVPDPTKVTRSALQNAASIAALFLTTEAVVADKPEKAAAAPADPSGGMGGMDF
- a CDS encoding PspC domain-containing protein — protein: MTNSVYTPETKKLYRSRSDRMITGVCGGWAEYLRVDPSMVRIAVVAAAVLSAGLAVPIYLAAAVLTPEAAS
- a CDS encoding serine/threonine-protein kinase, producing the protein MTGDVSGDLTGRRLGNYRIDSVLGKGGMSVTYEATDVRLGRKVALKVIGDHLGTDAEFRERFVDEARNTSAIDHANIVPLYDFGELDGMLYIAMRMVDGGDLAGLISSGPIAPARALTLLDQVADALDTLHNRGLVHLDVKPANVLVTNRETSREHVYVADFGLTRRGATGHRTRGGDFLGSPTYAAPEHLRGEPLDGRTDQYALTCVLYACLTGSPPFKGDVPTVIKGHLNGEPPSVARVVALPSAVDDVIRKGMAKNPADRYPSCVAMIAAARTALGPLATSDTPPGPPGTQQNGPPAPVQGEGTAAQPFGGRQPYAQSGPGSNGGGQWPGAPGAPGGQGTPGPPGAPAGPAGPGVPGGPGAPGVPGGQRAPGVPGGQAAPGVPGAPGGWPGAPQNPAQAPPLGYGYPGAPQGPQGHPGYGYPNRQQGYSAVPPGYGPPGDPMRLRPPSPAGGAGTFQQSRGGELKWLWLVLGIVVIAGLVVGAIFLFGGDDSGGGTTTPTTAPNIPVGPDGSQPNAPGSSLNAPPTSIPIQPSR